A stretch of Vibrio sp. B1FLJ16 DNA encodes these proteins:
- a CDS encoding efflux RND transporter permease subunit: MIAFFARHATGANVLMMAVLLLGGFALPKLQKDTFPLTPTKNIEVRIVYPGASPFEMMEEVCYPLEDSLDKLSGIKELSCDARENLVIANVEIGDDEDIDTLTSDIQQQVNAINDFPDRVEQMTVSKLDRVATVASVAITGNMSDRDLYLYAQQIKHKLKGSPMITQVTVSGFADQEIEIRVSQWKLQQYGLSVSDLSNLVQQQSISTPAGVFSNDLEEISVRFDHLGSNVRDFENIVIKSSEAGTQVRLGDVAVIQQKFSTDENQILFNGQRAALLQVSKTQFQDTLTVKDAIVSIVEKEQAKAPEGVALTITQDSSTNIIERLRILTSNGVQGLALAFLMLWAFFNIRFSFWVTMGLPVSFLGAIFTIQLLGYTLNMMTLVGLIVAIGLLMDDSLIIAENIAAKRQKGLSAFDAAVEGTKQVFPGVIASFATTIMVIGPLMFLTGNMGEVLRYIPIVLLITLLVSLTEAFLILPSHLAHSHTEFRSNPIRDKFIAGFENIRDRFFVPVSVKAMNTPYLSLGILVMVVMISTASISSGFLKFKAMPALESDVLQARILLPQGTLLSQTETVVEKVSTALEDLNQDYAEKYPSSQPLVASTTIMFNSNSDANESGPHMATVSADLLPAQFRQQNIKDLIQDWKQKVGPTADVVSLKFTDKERGIAGNGIDIRVQGDSLEQLNQVSRSLVKWLKGFDGVYNLSTDLREGRTEFHVNLKDEAGVMGVNASNVAQTLRSAVKGSTDLTVFQQGELVDISVRLDEFTHQASLYELNNLMVTAGNGTLVPLSSVATFDKEQGFSRIHRINGMNTVVVQGNIDTRVANAREVMLQFNSEFVPQIQQKFPEVSFASQGQDKESSDTGSSLATFFALGLVGIYLILVFLFQSYTQPIAVLLAIPMGWIGVVWGHLGMGFDLTIPSLVGFATLAGIVVNDNILLVNFIKQNFTQGERLIDACRAAVRDRFRAIFITSLTTFAGLLPLLTETSTQAQFLIPLIASIAFGLVSATLLASIVVPCVLLILDDLKLTKWSQYGLEAQPNL, translated from the coding sequence ATGATCGCTTTTTTCGCACGACACGCCACTGGCGCCAATGTACTGATGATGGCAGTACTTCTGTTAGGGGGTTTTGCCTTGCCCAAACTTCAGAAAGACACTTTTCCGCTCACCCCGACCAAAAATATTGAAGTTCGAATCGTTTATCCGGGCGCGTCTCCTTTTGAGATGATGGAAGAGGTGTGTTACCCGTTAGAAGACTCACTCGATAAGCTGAGTGGAATTAAAGAGTTAAGCTGTGATGCCAGAGAGAATTTGGTCATCGCCAATGTGGAAATCGGTGATGATGAGGACATAGACACCTTAACCAGCGATATTCAGCAGCAGGTTAACGCCATAAATGACTTTCCGGATCGGGTTGAGCAGATGACGGTGTCGAAACTGGACAGAGTGGCGACGGTGGCCAGTGTCGCTATTACCGGCAATATGTCAGATAGGGACTTATATCTTTACGCCCAACAAATTAAACACAAGCTAAAAGGCAGTCCAATGATCACGCAGGTGACCGTGAGCGGTTTTGCGGATCAAGAAATAGAAATTCGCGTGTCGCAGTGGAAGTTGCAACAGTACGGCCTGAGTGTGTCTGACTTGTCCAATCTGGTACAACAGCAAAGTATTAGCACTCCGGCTGGTGTATTTAGTAATGACTTGGAAGAGATCAGTGTCCGTTTCGACCACTTAGGTAGTAACGTCAGAGACTTCGAAAATATTGTGATTAAATCCAGTGAGGCGGGGACTCAGGTTCGTTTGGGTGATGTTGCCGTTATTCAGCAGAAGTTCAGTACCGATGAAAATCAAATCCTGTTCAATGGCCAGCGTGCCGCTTTGCTTCAGGTGTCTAAAACACAATTTCAGGATACTTTGACGGTTAAGGATGCGATCGTCAGCATTGTTGAAAAAGAACAAGCGAAAGCCCCTGAAGGCGTCGCTTTAACCATCACGCAAGATTCCAGCACTAACATTATTGAACGCCTGAGAATTCTTACCAGCAATGGCGTACAAGGGTTGGCACTGGCATTTTTGATGTTGTGGGCGTTCTTTAATATTCGCTTTAGCTTTTGGGTCACCATGGGGCTGCCGGTTTCATTTCTTGGCGCTATTTTTACGATACAACTTCTCGGTTATACCCTGAATATGATGACGCTGGTCGGGCTGATTGTTGCCATTGGTCTGCTAATGGATGACTCTTTGATCATTGCAGAAAACATCGCAGCCAAGAGGCAAAAAGGATTGTCTGCGTTTGACGCTGCGGTTGAAGGCACCAAGCAAGTTTTCCCTGGTGTGATCGCATCGTTTGCTACCACCATCATGGTGATAGGGCCGCTGATGTTTCTCACGGGTAATATGGGCGAAGTATTACGCTATATTCCCATCGTGTTATTGATTACGTTACTTGTCAGTCTGACAGAAGCTTTCTTGATCCTGCCGTCTCATTTGGCGCACAGCCATACTGAATTTCGCTCCAACCCTATACGGGATAAATTCATTGCTGGGTTTGAAAATATCAGAGATAGATTTTTCGTGCCAGTGAGTGTCAAAGCGATGAATACGCCTTATCTTTCACTGGGGATACTGGTGATGGTGGTGATGATCTCGACAGCTTCTATTTCGTCAGGCTTTTTGAAATTCAAAGCCATGCCTGCTTTGGAAAGCGATGTGCTGCAAGCGCGCATCTTGCTCCCGCAGGGTACTTTACTTAGCCAGACAGAGACGGTGGTAGAGAAAGTATCTACCGCGCTTGAAGATCTCAATCAAGATTACGCAGAGAAATACCCAAGCTCACAACCTTTGGTCGCGAGCACCACCATCATGTTCAACTCAAATTCTGATGCCAATGAATCGGGGCCGCACATGGCAACCGTCAGTGCCGATCTTCTACCAGCGCAGTTTAGGCAGCAGAACATTAAAGATCTAATTCAAGATTGGAAACAAAAAGTAGGACCCACGGCAGATGTCGTTTCACTCAAGTTCACCGATAAAGAACGTGGCATTGCCGGCAATGGTATTGATATTCGAGTTCAAGGGGATTCTTTAGAACAGCTCAATCAAGTTAGCCGCTCGCTTGTGAAGTGGTTGAAGGGATTTGATGGTGTCTATAACCTTTCCACCGATCTGCGTGAGGGTAGGACCGAATTCCACGTTAACCTTAAAGATGAAGCCGGCGTGATGGGAGTTAATGCTTCCAATGTTGCTCAAACGCTGCGCAGTGCGGTAAAAGGCAGCACTGATCTGACGGTTTTCCAACAAGGTGAGCTGGTGGATATTAGTGTGAGATTGGATGAGTTTACTCACCAAGCTAGCCTGTATGAGCTGAATAATTTGATGGTGACGGCAGGTAATGGAACCCTTGTTCCGCTATCAAGTGTGGCGACGTTTGACAAAGAACAAGGTTTCTCACGGATCCACCGCATTAATGGGATGAATACGGTGGTTGTCCAAGGCAACATCGATACTCGGGTTGCCAATGCGCGTGAAGTCATGCTGCAGTTCAATAGTGAATTTGTTCCGCAAATTCAACAGAAATTCCCAGAGGTCAGTTTTGCCTCTCAAGGTCAGGATAAAGAAAGCTCAGATACGGGCTCCTCACTAGCGACCTTCTTTGCTCTTGGCCTGGTGGGGATCTATCTTATCTTAGTTTTCCTTTTCCAAAGTTACACCCAACCTATCGCAGTGCTGCTGGCGATACCTATGGGCTGGATTGGTGTGGTATGGGGGCATCTAGGTATGGGGTTTGATTTGACTATTCCAAGTCTGGTTGGCTTTGCAACCTTAGCGGGTATTGTCGTTAACGATAACATTTTGTTGGTCAACTTTATTAAGCAGAATTTCACCCAAGGCGAGCGCTTGATAGATGCTTGTCGAGCGGCGGTGCGTGACCGATTCAGAGCGATATTTATTACCTCGTTAACCACTTTTGCAGGCTTACTTCCACTGTTAACTGAAACTAGCACACAGGCGCAATTTCTGATCCCGCTAATTGCCAGTATTGCGTTTGGCTTAGTCTCAGCCACGTTACTCGCGTCAATTGTTGTGCCTTGCGTGCTGCTTATTTTGGATGATTTAAAGCTAACTAAATGGTCACAATATGGGCTAGAGGCGCAACCTAACCTCTGA
- a CDS encoding NifB/NifX family molybdenum-iron cluster-binding protein, which translates to MLFAIPCRESSLSNHFAKAPQIMLWDNQTNAKRILELPKSSSCCGHKHFWREVLQDNQVNAVVVRSIGSNMLSTLFKLNVRVLSAPRGFSLESFDENQLTPVTQIEFARPSANKNKASCSSQSKSRSAVIGMREAYSERRVTDLEYSLVSFRHKR; encoded by the coding sequence ATGTTGTTTGCCATTCCCTGCCGCGAATCTTCTCTTTCCAATCATTTTGCCAAAGCCCCTCAGATTATGCTGTGGGATAACCAAACCAATGCCAAACGAATCCTTGAGCTGCCTAAGTCATCATCGTGTTGTGGTCATAAGCACTTTTGGCGTGAAGTATTGCAAGATAATCAGGTGAATGCTGTTGTCGTTCGTTCAATTGGTTCGAATATGCTGAGTACACTATTTAAGCTCAATGTTCGTGTTCTGAGTGCACCGCGTGGGTTCTCTCTGGAGAGCTTTGATGAAAACCAATTAACTCCAGTCACTCAAATTGAATTTGCTCGGCCGTCAGCGAATAAAAATAAAGCAAGCTGTTCAAGTCAGAGTAAATCACGTTCTGCTGTGATTGGTATGCGAGAAGCATACAGTGAACGAAGAGTTACAGACCTCGAGTACTCACTAGTAAGCTTTCGCCACAAGCGATGA
- a CDS encoding HlyD family efflux transporter periplasmic adaptor subunit: protein MTGYSWLQRALFIPPVLLGIALLIVAPRMKAEPPKASTAAPKKVVRVLKVEPRNIQPSAFGYGHTEPAQDWQAQSELDGAVVWVSEQYKTGTIIRKDSEILRIDPASYQLIIARLQAELEVLTLTKQTIIDSLKIAEKEFQVQQSEYARSIKLSETGHISKTEKDRATKELLSSQQQLQTQKNQLAINQAQQKVLQTELALANRDLEQTVIKAPFDIRIVETLVGLAEYVNKGELLLKADGIDAVEVRAQFPLGKMRPLRNSNHLDSLDEDVHSNLSATVELQAGDKVITWPAAVSRSGGEIDAQTQSQSLVAQINQPYQQAIPGEKPPLIRGTFVKVTLKAPVMEQQVLLPINAIHDGKVYTVSEGKLRIKPVSVDFIQGQVAVIKSGVEFGDVVALSKLSPAVEGMSLQPQPDEKIGLWLDTHSGFKAVNAIQKEGKL, encoded by the coding sequence ATGACTGGATACAGTTGGTTGCAGAGGGCGTTGTTTATTCCTCCTGTTTTACTAGGCATCGCGCTATTGATCGTGGCACCGAGAATGAAGGCCGAACCGCCCAAAGCGAGTACTGCCGCCCCTAAAAAGGTGGTGCGAGTGCTGAAAGTTGAGCCACGAAACATCCAACCTTCAGCCTTCGGATATGGGCATACTGAACCCGCTCAAGATTGGCAGGCACAGTCCGAACTCGACGGCGCAGTTGTATGGGTTTCCGAGCAATACAAAACTGGCACCATTATTCGTAAAGATAGCGAAATCCTCAGAATCGATCCCGCCTCTTATCAGCTCATTATTGCTCGCTTGCAGGCAGAGCTTGAAGTACTAACGCTGACAAAACAAACAATTATCGATTCACTCAAGATTGCAGAGAAAGAGTTTCAGGTACAACAGTCAGAATATGCACGCTCAATCAAATTAAGTGAGACCGGGCATATCTCCAAAACAGAGAAAGACCGCGCGACCAAAGAGCTGCTTAGTAGCCAGCAACAGCTCCAGACTCAAAAAAACCAGCTAGCGATTAATCAAGCCCAGCAGAAGGTATTACAAACGGAACTTGCTCTCGCAAACCGCGATCTTGAACAAACCGTGATTAAAGCCCCGTTTGATATTCGCATTGTTGAAACCTTGGTTGGGCTTGCTGAGTATGTCAATAAGGGGGAGTTGCTGCTCAAAGCGGATGGCATTGACGCCGTCGAGGTACGCGCGCAGTTTCCGCTTGGTAAAATGCGCCCGCTAAGAAATTCCAATCACTTAGACTCGCTTGACGAAGATGTTCATAGCAACTTGAGCGCGACAGTCGAGCTCCAGGCTGGCGATAAAGTGATCACTTGGCCTGCCGCGGTCAGCCGATCCGGAGGTGAAATCGATGCTCAGACTCAAAGTCAAAGCCTCGTCGCTCAAATCAATCAGCCTTATCAGCAAGCGATCCCGGGTGAGAAACCACCACTTATTCGAGGGACTTTTGTTAAAGTGACGCTTAAAGCTCCGGTTATGGAGCAACAAGTACTGCTACCGATAAACGCCATTCATGACGGTAAAGTTTACACTGTCTCTGAAGGAAAACTGAGAATCAAACCTGTGAGCGTTGATTTTATCCAAGGGCAGGTTGCGGTGATCAAATCTGGCGTGGAATTCGGTGATGTGGTTGCACTAAGTAAACTTTCTCCCGCCGTTGAGGGGATGTCTTTACAACCGCAACCGGATGAGAAAATCGGCCTCTGGTTGGATACGCATAGCGGATTTAAAGCTGTAAATGCGATTCAGAAAGAGGGCAAGCTATGA
- a CDS encoding EF-hand domain-containing protein encodes MKIKSTIIALLCIAIAFGAVAGGMNKGMNNNMSRPVFSQFDLDGNGQITEAEFNQARSERIAQRAEEGRKLKNINQSHTFASLDKNLDSVISEQEFIAHQSAAIPRAGMGKGKNNQ; translated from the coding sequence ATGAAAATCAAAAGCACAATAATTGCGTTACTCTGCATCGCTATTGCTTTCGGAGCCGTGGCTGGTGGAATGAATAAAGGCATGAACAACAATATGTCGCGTCCAGTATTTTCACAGTTTGATCTGGATGGCAATGGCCAGATAACGGAAGCTGAGTTTAATCAAGCGCGGTCTGAGCGTATTGCTCAACGAGCAGAGGAGGGGCGTAAGTTGAAAAATATCAATCAAAGCCATACGTTTGCTTCGCTAGATAAGAATTTAGACAGTGTTATTTCTGAGCAAGAGTTTATCGCTCATCAAAGCGCAGCTATTCCTAGAGCTGGAATGGGCAAAGGTAAAAACAATCAGTAA